The following proteins come from a genomic window of Falco cherrug isolate bFalChe1 chromosome Z, bFalChe1.pri, whole genome shotgun sequence:
- the DAB2 gene encoding disabled homolog 2 isoform X1 — MASEAETAAINSQPEEPASPKAQPLKKEKKKGLQKTDESLLARFKGDGVRYKAKLIGFDDVPEARGDKMSQESMMKLKEMAVAARSQGQHKQKIWVNISLCGIKIIDEKTGVIEHEHPVNKISFIARDVTDSRAFGYICGGEGQHQFFAIKTAQQAEPLVVDLKDLFQLIYNMKKKEDENNQKGADKMNLFEDTSTSPDMSSLTEDKEILLVDLNSEIETKQIFTQEDFFLNAITTSSPQRKPQSVFFSESSSLSTSLSFFPTPSSDPFSDDPFEQNDLSAQLSSDTLRSADQMEESLSTSTPVGNSASNGDIDYFGKQFDQISSRTGKQEALTSQWPLESKLNAARTLNGVPEREQNGFLKAPSNLFVEGSSKGVSLQNGVKLDSENNIQLVSHESITINPPPQSIKPGRGRRSVKIAPKDLFSSDTFGPTTEKFSFPSVAQTGAVPTSPVNLFKTPSVAGLGGLPVTSRWIAPSFTQAAPVFPGSMKSAQPTGVTQPLAFGTQAEPSWSQPASSGPAVPQLSSLWTQSVQVTSSSWEQPSSAANPFQSSMFPSSTLPTQMSSVLPSTSSTVSLPQPPPRTAPQKELSKKESDVFIHLDPLGDKETKDVMEIFKDLQLTKLPAVPARRGEQQSLSELPMPVPRSSVLPGHGQLEGQAKIKPDSAFSKSSSGPFDDPFGHPFV, encoded by the exons ATGGCTAGTGAAGCCGAAACGGCTGCTATTAACAGCCAGCCTGAGGAACCAGCTTCACCAAAAGCACAacctttgaagaaagaaaaaaagaaag gGCTACAAAAGACAGATGAATCTCTTCTGGCCAGATTCAAAGGTGATGGTGTAAGATACAAAGCTAAACTGATTGGCTTTGATGATGTCCCagaagcaagaggagacaaAATGAGTCAAGAATCAATGATGAAGCTGAAG GAAATGGCAGTGGCAGCCCGTTCCCAGGGTCAACACAAACAGAAGATATGGGTGAACATCTCCCTCTGTGGTATCAAGATAATAGATGAGAAAACTGGG GTCATAGAACATGAGCATCCGGTAAACAAAATCTCCTTTATTGCTCGGGATGTAACAGACAGTCGTGCCTTTGGCTATATATGTGGAGGAGAAGGCCAACACCAATTTTTTGCCATAAAAACAGCCCAACAG GCTGAGCCTCTAGTTGTGGATCTTAAGGACCTTTTCCAACTAATTTATAATatgaagaagaaggaagatgaaaacaaCCAAAAG GGAGCTGACAAGATGAACTTGTTTGAGGATACGTCAACATCTCCTGATATGAGCAGTCTCACA GAAGATAAAGAGATTCTGTTAGTGGATCTGAATTCTGAAATTGAGACCAAACAGATTTTTACACAAGAGGATTTCTTCCTGAATGCCATCACAACTTCTTCTCCACAACGAAAGCCACAGTCAGTCTTCTTCTCTGAGAGTTCTTCTTTATCTACCAGTCTCAGCTTCTTTCCCACACCTAGTTCAGACCCTTTCAGTGACGATCCTTTTGAACAAAATGACCTGTCTGCACAGCTTTCATCTGACACTCTAAGATCTGCTGATCAGATGGAGGAAAGTCTGAGTACCTCGACACCGGTGGGTAATAGTGCTTCAAATGGTGATATTGATTACTTTGGTAAACAGTTTGACCAGATTTCTAGTAGAACTGGCAAACAAGAAGCACTAACAAGCCAGTGGCCACTGGAGAGTAAGTTGAATGCAGCAAGAACTCTAAATGGGGTACCAGAGAGAGAACAGAATGGCTTCCTTAAAGCCCCATCAAACCTATTTGTGGAAGGTTCTTCCAAAGGAGTATCTCTGCAGAATGGAGTAAAGCTGGATTCTGAAAACAATATCCAGCTCGTATCACATGAGTCTATTACAATTAACCCACCACCACAAAGTATCAAgccaggaagaggaaggaggtcTGTCAAG attgcACCAAAAGACTTGTTCAGCTCAGACACCTTTGGGCCGACTACAGAGAAATTTAGCTTTCCCTCAGTGGCACAAACAGGAGCTGTGCCAACTAGTCCAGTGAACCTCTTCAAAACACCTTCAGTGGCTGGTTTAG GTGGCTTGCCAGTAACTTCACGATGGATTGCACCTTCCTTCACTCAGGCTGCACCAGTCTTTCCTGGGTCTATGAAGTCTGCTCAGCCTACAGGAGTTACTCAGCCGCTTGCCTTTGGCACTCAAGCAGAGCCAAGCTGGAGCCAGCCTGCATCTTCTGGTCCAGCAGTACCTCAGCTGTCCAGTCTCTGGACACAGTCAGTGCAAGTTACATCTAGTTCATGGGAGCAGCCATCCAGTGCTGCAAACCCTTTCCAGAGTAGCATGTTCCCATCTTCAACACTACCTACTCAGATGTCATCTGTACTGCCCTCCACGTCGTCAACAGTTAGCCTACCTCAGCCACCACCTAGAACTGCACCTCAGAAGGAGTTATCCAAGAAAGAGAGTGATGTTTTTATTCATCTGGATCCACTTGGTGATAAAGAGACAAAGGATGTCATGGAAATATTCAAAGACCTCCAGCTGACAAAGCTGCCTGCAGTACCAGcaaggagaggagagcagcaaaGCCTTTCAG AACTGCCAATGCCTGTTCCCCGATCCAGTGTGCTGCCAGGTCATGGTCAGCTTGAAGGTCAAGCTAAAATAAAGCCTGACAGTGCCTTCTCc AAATCATCTTCTGGACCTTTTGATGATCCTTTTGGCCACCCATTTGTATAG
- the DAB2 gene encoding disabled homolog 2 isoform X3, which translates to MASEAETAAINSQPEEPASPKAQPLKKEKKKGLQKTDESLLARFKGDGVRYKAKLIGFDDVPEARGDKMSQESMMKLKEMAVAARSQGQHKQKIWVNISLCGIKIIDEKTGVIEHEHPVNKISFIARDVTDSRAFGYICGGEGQHQFFAIKTAQQAEPLVVDLKDLFQLIYNMKKKEDENNQKGADKMNLFEDTSTSPDMSSLTEDKEILLVDLNSEIETKQIFTQEDFFLNAITTSSPQRKPQSVFFSESSSLSTSLSFFPTPSSDPFSDDPFEQNDLSAQLSSDTLRSADQMEESLSTSTPIAPKDLFSSDTFGPTTEKFSFPSVAQTGAVPTSPVNLFKTPSVAGLGGLPVTSRWIAPSFTQAAPVFPGSMKSAQPTGVTQPLAFGTQAEPSWSQPASSGPAVPQLSSLWTQSVQVTSSSWEQPSSAANPFQSSMFPSSTLPTQMSSVLPSTSSTVSLPQPPPRTAPQKELSKKESDVFIHLDPLGDKETKDVMEIFKDLQLTKLPAVPARRGEQQSLSELPMPVPRSSVLPGHGQLEGQAKIKPDSAFSKSSSGPFDDPFGHPFV; encoded by the exons ATGGCTAGTGAAGCCGAAACGGCTGCTATTAACAGCCAGCCTGAGGAACCAGCTTCACCAAAAGCACAacctttgaagaaagaaaaaaagaaag gGCTACAAAAGACAGATGAATCTCTTCTGGCCAGATTCAAAGGTGATGGTGTAAGATACAAAGCTAAACTGATTGGCTTTGATGATGTCCCagaagcaagaggagacaaAATGAGTCAAGAATCAATGATGAAGCTGAAG GAAATGGCAGTGGCAGCCCGTTCCCAGGGTCAACACAAACAGAAGATATGGGTGAACATCTCCCTCTGTGGTATCAAGATAATAGATGAGAAAACTGGG GTCATAGAACATGAGCATCCGGTAAACAAAATCTCCTTTATTGCTCGGGATGTAACAGACAGTCGTGCCTTTGGCTATATATGTGGAGGAGAAGGCCAACACCAATTTTTTGCCATAAAAACAGCCCAACAG GCTGAGCCTCTAGTTGTGGATCTTAAGGACCTTTTCCAACTAATTTATAATatgaagaagaaggaagatgaaaacaaCCAAAAG GGAGCTGACAAGATGAACTTGTTTGAGGATACGTCAACATCTCCTGATATGAGCAGTCTCACA GAAGATAAAGAGATTCTGTTAGTGGATCTGAATTCTGAAATTGAGACCAAACAGATTTTTACACAAGAGGATTTCTTCCTGAATGCCATCACAACTTCTTCTCCACAACGAAAGCCACAGTCAGTCTTCTTCTCTGAGAGTTCTTCTTTATCTACCAGTCTCAGCTTCTTTCCCACACCTAGTTCAGACCCTTTCAGTGACGATCCTTTTGAACAAAATGACCTGTCTGCACAGCTTTCATCTGACACTCTAAGATCTGCTGATCAGATGGAGGAAAGTCTGAGTACCTCGACACCG attgcACCAAAAGACTTGTTCAGCTCAGACACCTTTGGGCCGACTACAGAGAAATTTAGCTTTCCCTCAGTGGCACAAACAGGAGCTGTGCCAACTAGTCCAGTGAACCTCTTCAAAACACCTTCAGTGGCTGGTTTAG GTGGCTTGCCAGTAACTTCACGATGGATTGCACCTTCCTTCACTCAGGCTGCACCAGTCTTTCCTGGGTCTATGAAGTCTGCTCAGCCTACAGGAGTTACTCAGCCGCTTGCCTTTGGCACTCAAGCAGAGCCAAGCTGGAGCCAGCCTGCATCTTCTGGTCCAGCAGTACCTCAGCTGTCCAGTCTCTGGACACAGTCAGTGCAAGTTACATCTAGTTCATGGGAGCAGCCATCCAGTGCTGCAAACCCTTTCCAGAGTAGCATGTTCCCATCTTCAACACTACCTACTCAGATGTCATCTGTACTGCCCTCCACGTCGTCAACAGTTAGCCTACCTCAGCCACCACCTAGAACTGCACCTCAGAAGGAGTTATCCAAGAAAGAGAGTGATGTTTTTATTCATCTGGATCCACTTGGTGATAAAGAGACAAAGGATGTCATGGAAATATTCAAAGACCTCCAGCTGACAAAGCTGCCTGCAGTACCAGcaaggagaggagagcagcaaaGCCTTTCAG AACTGCCAATGCCTGTTCCCCGATCCAGTGTGCTGCCAGGTCATGGTCAGCTTGAAGGTCAAGCTAAAATAAAGCCTGACAGTGCCTTCTCc AAATCATCTTCTGGACCTTTTGATGATCCTTTTGGCCACCCATTTGTATAG
- the C9 gene encoding complement component C9 isoform X2 produces MQFRGGCLTFGGRQKFRSRNIERFGQFGGTPCLETLGDTQSCKTSKVCPEEPELNCGTDFQCSSGRCIKQRLVCNVDNDCGDFSDEDNCESDPRSPCRNHDIDVSEVGRTAGQGINVLGMQPMASPFDNDFFNGLCERVRDGNTRTYYRKPWNVGVLTYDTKADKTFTSVFYHDRVKMLREVYIEKRKQFNADLSLKYTPTEGSKKNSSEGNFKYYYSKNSSLSSILESSTERNQSFLHVKGKIQLGRFQMRSRDVRLTDSFLDDLKHLPAEYDKGEYFKFLEDYGTHYAISGTVGGKYELVYVLDNYAMSRIGVTVEDVKRCLGYHLDATITYKDLHADFTIDSDKCEKINIKDKSEFKDDAVIDDVISLVDGGKIDFSVKIKEMLLRGSKTVDVKDYIEWAKSLVDAPVVIQQRPSPIHTLVPVKMRNAYLKKQNLERAIEDYITEYSVCKCEPCKNGGTLVLVDGACTCMCSSYFKGIACQIPKSTLVKVVTDGGWSCWSAWSTCINGESTRTRQCNNPTPDPDGRPCQGESIEKRPCGETK; encoded by the exons ATGCAGTTTAGAGGTGGCTGCCTCACTTTTGGGGGAAGGCAGAAG TTTCGGTCTAGAAATATTGAAAGATTTGGACAGTTTGGTGGAACACCATGCCTGGAGACCTTAGGAGATACCCAAAGCTGTAAGACGAGCAAAGTCTGTCCTGAAGAACCAGAACTAAACTGTGGTACTGACTTTCAATGCAGTTCTG GTCGATGTATAAAGCAACGACTTGTGTGTAATGTAGATAATGACTGTGGAGACTTTTCCGATGAAGATAACTGCGAATCTGACCCACGATCACCATGCCGTAACCATGATATTGATGTGTCTGAAGTTGGTAGGACCGCAGGACAAGG AATCAATGTCTTAGGGATGCAGCCAATGGCCAGCCCATTTGACAATGACTTTTTCAACGGCCTTTGTGAAAGGGTGCGTGATGGAAACACACGGACATATTACCGCAAACCGTGGAACGTGGGTGTTCTTACTTATGAT ACAAAAGCAGACAAAACCTTCACATCTGTGTTCTACCATGATCGGGTAAAAATGTTAAGAGAGGTTTACATAGAAAAACGAAAACAGTTTAATGCTGACCTGTCTCTGAAATACACACCTActgaaggaagtaaaaaaaatagttcagaaGGGAATTTCAAGTATTACTACAGCAAGAATTCAAGTTTAAGTTCTATCCTGGAAAGTTCCACAGAAAGG AACCAAAGCTTTCTGCATGTAAAAGGAAAGATTCAACTGGGAAGATTCCAAATGCGGAGTCGTGATGTCCGTCTCACAGATAGTTTCCTTGACGATCTaaaacatctgcctgctgaaTATGATAAGGGAGAGTATTTCAAATTCCTAGAAGATTATGGAACTCACTACGCGATCTCTGGAACTGTAGGAGGCAAATATGAACTTGTGTACGTGCTGGATAACTATGCTATGTCTCGAATAG GTGTCACTGTAGAAGATGTGAAAAGATGCCTTGGCTATCACTTGGATGCCACTATTACATATAAAGATTTACATGCAGATTTTACTATTGATAGTGATAAATGTGAAAAGATTAATATAAAGGACAAGT CAGAATTTAAGGATGATGCTGTCATTGATGATGTGATTTCCTTAGTTGATGGAGGGAAGATTgacttttcagttaaaataaaagaaatgttacTGCGAGGATCCAAAACGGTTGATGTAAAGGATTACATAGAGTGGGCTAAGTCTTTGGTTGATGCTCCAGTAGTGATACAGCAACGA CCTTCTCCAATACATACACTTGTTCCAGTTAAGATGAGAAATgcatatttaaagaaacaaaatttggaAAGAGCAATTGAAGACTACATTACTGAATACAGTGTGTGCAAATGTGAACCCTGCAAAAATGGAGGCACCCTTGTGCTGGTAGATGGAGCCTGTACATGCATGTGCTCAAGCTACTTTAAGGGAATTGCTTGCCAGATTCCCAAATCTACACTAGTTAAAG TTGTCACTGATGGAGGCTGGAGCTGTTGGAGTGCCTGGTCTACCTGCATCAATGGAGAAAGCACTCGAACTCGCCAATGTAATAATCCTACACCAGATCCTGATGGCAGACCATGCCAGGGAGAAAGCATTGAAAAAAGGCCCTGTGGAGAAACAAAATAG
- the C9 gene encoding complement component C9 isoform X1, with protein MRSMRVTLQLISILCSLEVAASLLGEGRSSSEKAFHRGTRELNAPSPIDCKLSSWSTWGPCDPCTYQRFRSRNIERFGQFGGTPCLETLGDTQSCKTSKVCPEEPELNCGTDFQCSSGRCIKQRLVCNVDNDCGDFSDEDNCESDPRSPCRNHDIDVSEVGRTAGQGINVLGMQPMASPFDNDFFNGLCERVRDGNTRTYYRKPWNVGVLTYDTKADKTFTSVFYHDRVKMLREVYIEKRKQFNADLSLKYTPTEGSKKNSSEGNFKYYYSKNSSLSSILESSTERNQSFLHVKGKIQLGRFQMRSRDVRLTDSFLDDLKHLPAEYDKGEYFKFLEDYGTHYAISGTVGGKYELVYVLDNYAMSRIGVTVEDVKRCLGYHLDATITYKDLHADFTIDSDKCEKINIKDKSEFKDDAVIDDVISLVDGGKIDFSVKIKEMLLRGSKTVDVKDYIEWAKSLVDAPVVIQQRPSPIHTLVPVKMRNAYLKKQNLERAIEDYITEYSVCKCEPCKNGGTLVLVDGACTCMCSSYFKGIACQIPKSTLVKVVTDGGWSCWSAWSTCINGESTRTRQCNNPTPDPDGRPCQGESIEKRPCGETK; from the exons ATGAGAAGCATGCGTGTTACCTTGCAGCTTATATCCATACTATGCAGTTTAGAGGTGGCTGCCTCACTTTTGGGGGAAGGCAGAAG ctcttcagaaaaagctttccACAGGGGAACAAGAGAACTGAATGCTCCATCTCCGATAGACTGCAAGCTTAGCAGCTGGAGCACTTGGGGGCCCTGTGACCCATGCACTTATCAAAGG TTTCGGTCTAGAAATATTGAAAGATTTGGACAGTTTGGTGGAACACCATGCCTGGAGACCTTAGGAGATACCCAAAGCTGTAAGACGAGCAAAGTCTGTCCTGAAGAACCAGAACTAAACTGTGGTACTGACTTTCAATGCAGTTCTG GTCGATGTATAAAGCAACGACTTGTGTGTAATGTAGATAATGACTGTGGAGACTTTTCCGATGAAGATAACTGCGAATCTGACCCACGATCACCATGCCGTAACCATGATATTGATGTGTCTGAAGTTGGTAGGACCGCAGGACAAGG AATCAATGTCTTAGGGATGCAGCCAATGGCCAGCCCATTTGACAATGACTTTTTCAACGGCCTTTGTGAAAGGGTGCGTGATGGAAACACACGGACATATTACCGCAAACCGTGGAACGTGGGTGTTCTTACTTATGAT ACAAAAGCAGACAAAACCTTCACATCTGTGTTCTACCATGATCGGGTAAAAATGTTAAGAGAGGTTTACATAGAAAAACGAAAACAGTTTAATGCTGACCTGTCTCTGAAATACACACCTActgaaggaagtaaaaaaaatagttcagaaGGGAATTTCAAGTATTACTACAGCAAGAATTCAAGTTTAAGTTCTATCCTGGAAAGTTCCACAGAAAGG AACCAAAGCTTTCTGCATGTAAAAGGAAAGATTCAACTGGGAAGATTCCAAATGCGGAGTCGTGATGTCCGTCTCACAGATAGTTTCCTTGACGATCTaaaacatctgcctgctgaaTATGATAAGGGAGAGTATTTCAAATTCCTAGAAGATTATGGAACTCACTACGCGATCTCTGGAACTGTAGGAGGCAAATATGAACTTGTGTACGTGCTGGATAACTATGCTATGTCTCGAATAG GTGTCACTGTAGAAGATGTGAAAAGATGCCTTGGCTATCACTTGGATGCCACTATTACATATAAAGATTTACATGCAGATTTTACTATTGATAGTGATAAATGTGAAAAGATTAATATAAAGGACAAGT CAGAATTTAAGGATGATGCTGTCATTGATGATGTGATTTCCTTAGTTGATGGAGGGAAGATTgacttttcagttaaaataaaagaaatgttacTGCGAGGATCCAAAACGGTTGATGTAAAGGATTACATAGAGTGGGCTAAGTCTTTGGTTGATGCTCCAGTAGTGATACAGCAACGA CCTTCTCCAATACATACACTTGTTCCAGTTAAGATGAGAAATgcatatttaaagaaacaaaatttggaAAGAGCAATTGAAGACTACATTACTGAATACAGTGTGTGCAAATGTGAACCCTGCAAAAATGGAGGCACCCTTGTGCTGGTAGATGGAGCCTGTACATGCATGTGCTCAAGCTACTTTAAGGGAATTGCTTGCCAGATTCCCAAATCTACACTAGTTAAAG TTGTCACTGATGGAGGCTGGAGCTGTTGGAGTGCCTGGTCTACCTGCATCAATGGAGAAAGCACTCGAACTCGCCAATGTAATAATCCTACACCAGATCCTGATGGCAGACCATGCCAGGGAGAAAGCATTGAAAAAAGGCCCTGTGGAGAAACAAAATAG
- the DAB2 gene encoding disabled homolog 2 isoform X2 → MASEAETAAINSQPEEPASPKAQPLKKEKKKGLQKTDESLLARFKGDGVRYKAKLIGFDDVPEARGDKMSQESMMKLKEMAVAARSQGQHKQKIWVNISLCGIKIIDEKTGVIEHEHPVNKISFIARDVTDSRAFGYICGGEGQHQFFAIKTAQQAEPLVVDLKDLFQLIYNMKKKEDENNQKGADKMNLFEDTSTSPDMSSLTEDKEILLVDLNSEIETKQIFTQEDFFLNAITTSSPQRKPQSVFFSESSSLSTSLSFFPTPSSDPFSDDPFEQNDLSAQLSSDTLRSADQMEESLSTSTPVGNSASNGDIDYFGKQFDQISSRTGKQEALTSQWPLESKLNAARTLNGVPEREQNGFLKAPSNLFVEGSSKGVSLQNGVKLDSENNIQLVSHESITINPPPQSIKPGRGRRSVKIAPKDLFSSDTFGPTTEKFSFPSVAQTGAVPTSPVNLFKTPSVAGLGGLPVTSRWIAPSFTQAAPVFPGSMKSAQPTGVTQPLAFGTQAEPSWSQPASSGPAVPQLSSLWTQSVQVTSSSWEQPSSAANPFQSSMFPSSTLPTQMSSVLPSTSSTVSLPQPPPRTAPQKELSKKESDVFIHLDPLGDKETKDVMEIFKDLQLTKLPAVPARRGEQQSLSGASGAFSNYFCSKLGISQDSTDHGDMEARGCLPK, encoded by the exons ATGGCTAGTGAAGCCGAAACGGCTGCTATTAACAGCCAGCCTGAGGAACCAGCTTCACCAAAAGCACAacctttgaagaaagaaaaaaagaaag gGCTACAAAAGACAGATGAATCTCTTCTGGCCAGATTCAAAGGTGATGGTGTAAGATACAAAGCTAAACTGATTGGCTTTGATGATGTCCCagaagcaagaggagacaaAATGAGTCAAGAATCAATGATGAAGCTGAAG GAAATGGCAGTGGCAGCCCGTTCCCAGGGTCAACACAAACAGAAGATATGGGTGAACATCTCCCTCTGTGGTATCAAGATAATAGATGAGAAAACTGGG GTCATAGAACATGAGCATCCGGTAAACAAAATCTCCTTTATTGCTCGGGATGTAACAGACAGTCGTGCCTTTGGCTATATATGTGGAGGAGAAGGCCAACACCAATTTTTTGCCATAAAAACAGCCCAACAG GCTGAGCCTCTAGTTGTGGATCTTAAGGACCTTTTCCAACTAATTTATAATatgaagaagaaggaagatgaaaacaaCCAAAAG GGAGCTGACAAGATGAACTTGTTTGAGGATACGTCAACATCTCCTGATATGAGCAGTCTCACA GAAGATAAAGAGATTCTGTTAGTGGATCTGAATTCTGAAATTGAGACCAAACAGATTTTTACACAAGAGGATTTCTTCCTGAATGCCATCACAACTTCTTCTCCACAACGAAAGCCACAGTCAGTCTTCTTCTCTGAGAGTTCTTCTTTATCTACCAGTCTCAGCTTCTTTCCCACACCTAGTTCAGACCCTTTCAGTGACGATCCTTTTGAACAAAATGACCTGTCTGCACAGCTTTCATCTGACACTCTAAGATCTGCTGATCAGATGGAGGAAAGTCTGAGTACCTCGACACCGGTGGGTAATAGTGCTTCAAATGGTGATATTGATTACTTTGGTAAACAGTTTGACCAGATTTCTAGTAGAACTGGCAAACAAGAAGCACTAACAAGCCAGTGGCCACTGGAGAGTAAGTTGAATGCAGCAAGAACTCTAAATGGGGTACCAGAGAGAGAACAGAATGGCTTCCTTAAAGCCCCATCAAACCTATTTGTGGAAGGTTCTTCCAAAGGAGTATCTCTGCAGAATGGAGTAAAGCTGGATTCTGAAAACAATATCCAGCTCGTATCACATGAGTCTATTACAATTAACCCACCACCACAAAGTATCAAgccaggaagaggaaggaggtcTGTCAAG attgcACCAAAAGACTTGTTCAGCTCAGACACCTTTGGGCCGACTACAGAGAAATTTAGCTTTCCCTCAGTGGCACAAACAGGAGCTGTGCCAACTAGTCCAGTGAACCTCTTCAAAACACCTTCAGTGGCTGGTTTAG GTGGCTTGCCAGTAACTTCACGATGGATTGCACCTTCCTTCACTCAGGCTGCACCAGTCTTTCCTGGGTCTATGAAGTCTGCTCAGCCTACAGGAGTTACTCAGCCGCTTGCCTTTGGCACTCAAGCAGAGCCAAGCTGGAGCCAGCCTGCATCTTCTGGTCCAGCAGTACCTCAGCTGTCCAGTCTCTGGACACAGTCAGTGCAAGTTACATCTAGTTCATGGGAGCAGCCATCCAGTGCTGCAAACCCTTTCCAGAGTAGCATGTTCCCATCTTCAACACTACCTACTCAGATGTCATCTGTACTGCCCTCCACGTCGTCAACAGTTAGCCTACCTCAGCCACCACCTAGAACTGCACCTCAGAAGGAGTTATCCAAGAAAGAGAGTGATGTTTTTATTCATCTGGATCCACTTGGTGATAAAGAGACAAAGGATGTCATGGAAATATTCAAAGACCTCCAGCTGACAAAGCTGCCTGCAGTACCAGcaaggagaggagagcagcaaaGCCTTTCAGGTGCTTCTGGAGCTttcagcaattatttttgtagtaAGCTAGGTATTTCTCAAGATAGTACAGATCATGGTGACATGGAAGCTAGAGGCTGTCTGCCAAAATGA